The proteins below are encoded in one region of Alistipes communis:
- a CDS encoding RteC domain-containing protein yields MKTLIDTRIYALLSHNESNLLELTQAYKEFIEMMTEMIANCNDRDEILRILHYGRIEFDVLSHPMFNQYADNVLRTTFIYKVMYILDCEINIVSNSMKYASGHDYSSPLSCQDGELLWIGTQQELLELAVAIHKSGVIMLGDRKARFIEIVRALADIFHITINDVYVKKTKLLDRCTAVTPFLDKLKKAYEQVVERHLG; encoded by the coding sequence ATGAAAACGCTTATCGACACCCGTATATATGCGTTGCTATCCCATAATGAATCGAATCTATTAGAATTAACTCAAGCTTACAAAGAATTTATAGAGATGATGACTGAAATGATCGCTAATTGCAACGACCGGGATGAAATATTGAGAATACTGCATTACGGCCGGATTGAATTTGACGTATTATCTCATCCTATGTTCAATCAGTATGCAGATAATGTCTTAAGGACGACCTTTATTTATAAAGTTATGTATATTCTCGACTGCGAAATTAATATTGTCAGTAATAGTATGAAATATGCCTCGGGACATGACTACTCGTCTCCGTTATCCTGCCAGGATGGTGAATTGCTATGGATTGGAACGCAGCAGGAATTGCTGGAACTTGCTGTTGCCATTCATAAAAGCGGGGTTATCATGCTCGGTGACCGAAAGGCTCGCTTTATCGAAATTGTTCGTGCGTTGGCCGATATATTCCATATAACGATCAACGATGTCTACGTAAAGAAAACCAAGCTGCTCGACCGCTGTACGGCAGTGACTCCCTTTTTGGATAAATTGAAGAAAGCCTACGAGCAGGTCGTTGAAAGACACTTGGGATAG
- a CDS encoding DUF4906 domain-containing protein, giving the protein MKIRVEISVRPDRMITVSRADEATIRDLNFYLCDDNGQIVLHRYQTSATLRFECLPGDYRMRIAANLGRDLGDSPASEDFIVTHADEYDVLPMSYESDVTISPSPGGVLTLPTVEVRRCVAKVSYAIAVEPADIELRSVQLLSVPRSTFLFDAAAPSENPDDYKDCLEVELAGRQAEGDCYLLPNMQGTVSSITDQRQKNPENAPANASYLLIRAVRGAKVLAYYVYLGGNNTSDFNVRANVHYRLNISILGDKEVDTRVSSYTLRVRDDFDDYNYGGYCLLDGTRYLYIDVDSPDDTAPTRGRLEVLSGDLNWFAFNYGDKGAVHDFDLFDSSGENAYEMEYYTPVYTPENSLLSYRITLTDALGFTQSYDFTHRMANAAIFHTDGGGSVRVKGALHVETESESPEEQIVALCMENCTLTAVPDAGYTFDGWYDGPQEYGHLLSTEQIYEYVPLGPLRHIYAVFMPAEIQLDVLNTANCYIAPELLRDYSFDATVQGNGCATLNIAPQRLSGAYARLIWETGTQANSVISSLGYDGSRIRFRTGTQQGNALIGLFDTWGECVWSWHIWVTDYNPESSSQKYSSGDIFMDRNLGAVGTDYTKVTACGLYYQWGRKDPFPYPASFTNNARPASFIYHDGHAYGTIRPEDYDAREVMSVEWATQHPTTFIHKADYEVDEPEEDVLDWLFRSHHNLWGNTTEQGYDVSKVCRKTIYDPCPPGWRVPDACDFEGIAMSQTQLPYCVNIVYSGTKTVRYPAGGTFDGDSYSGAGTYGQVYTNTPYFWNFDYGASFFDGVSCTSIYLAGTRRTTSELRCQANPVRCIKE; this is encoded by the coding sequence ATGAAAATTCGGGTCGAAATATCGGTTCGTCCCGACCGGATGATTACCGTGTCCCGTGCGGACGAAGCAACGATTCGGGACCTGAACTTCTACCTCTGCGACGATAACGGCCAGATCGTCCTGCACCGTTACCAGACCTCTGCGACGCTGCGCTTCGAGTGTCTGCCCGGCGACTACCGGATGCGTATCGCCGCCAACCTGGGCCGCGATCTGGGCGATAGTCCGGCATCGGAGGATTTCATCGTCACGCATGCCGACGAGTATGATGTGCTTCCGATGTCCTATGAAAGCGACGTTACGATAAGTCCTTCGCCCGGTGGTGTGCTGACCCTGCCGACTGTCGAAGTCCGGCGCTGCGTCGCGAAAGTCTCTTATGCGATTGCCGTCGAGCCCGCAGATATCGAACTGCGGTCCGTACAACTGCTCTCGGTTCCCCGGTCCACATTCCTGTTCGATGCGGCCGCGCCCTCGGAGAATCCTGATGACTATAAAGATTGTCTCGAGGTGGAACTTGCGGGACGGCAGGCCGAGGGCGACTGTTATCTGCTGCCCAACATGCAGGGTACGGTATCGTCGATTACCGACCAGCGACAAAAGAACCCCGAAAATGCTCCGGCGAATGCTTCGTATCTACTGATCCGCGCCGTGCGCGGGGCGAAAGTACTGGCCTATTACGTCTACTTGGGCGGTAACAACACTTCGGATTTCAATGTCCGGGCGAACGTTCATTACCGGCTCAACATCTCGATTTTAGGCGATAAGGAGGTGGACACCCGCGTCTCTTCCTATACCCTGCGTGTCCGGGATGATTTCGACGATTACAATTACGGCGGTTACTGTCTTTTGGACGGCACGCGCTATCTCTACATCGACGTGGATAGTCCCGATGACACGGCCCCGACCCGAGGACGGCTGGAGGTTCTTTCAGGCGATCTGAACTGGTTTGCTTTCAATTACGGCGATAAGGGTGCCGTCCATGATTTCGATCTGTTCGATTCCTCCGGCGAGAACGCCTACGAAATGGAGTATTACACGCCGGTTTACACACCGGAAAATTCGCTTCTGTCTTACCGCATCACGCTGACCGATGCCCTGGGATTCACGCAAAGCTACGACTTTACGCACCGCATGGCCAATGCCGCCATCTTTCATACCGACGGCGGAGGAAGCGTCCGGGTCAAGGGGGCGCTCCATGTCGAAACGGAGTCCGAAAGTCCGGAAGAACAGATCGTGGCGCTCTGCATGGAAAACTGCACGCTCACGGCCGTTCCCGACGCAGGCTATACGTTCGACGGCTGGTACGACGGTCCGCAGGAGTACGGTCATCTGCTTTCGACCGAGCAGATCTATGAGTACGTTCCACTCGGGCCGCTTCGACATATCTACGCCGTATTTATGCCCGCCGAAATACAACTCGACGTGCTCAATACCGCCAACTGTTACATCGCGCCGGAACTTTTGCGCGACTATTCGTTCGATGCTACGGTGCAGGGCAACGGCTGCGCGACGCTCAACATTGCGCCGCAACGGCTTTCGGGAGCCTATGCACGGTTGATCTGGGAGACCGGGACGCAGGCCAACAGCGTGATCTCCTCGCTGGGCTATGACGGCAGCCGCATCCGTTTCCGTACCGGGACGCAGCAGGGAAACGCGCTGATCGGACTGTTCGACACCTGGGGTGAATGCGTTTGGTCATGGCACATCTGGGTTACGGACTACAATCCCGAGTCGTCATCGCAGAAATACAGCTCCGGAGACATCTTCATGGACCGGAACCTGGGAGCCGTCGGAACCGACTATACGAAAGTCACGGCCTGCGGACTCTACTACCAGTGGGGCCGCAAGGACCCGTTCCCGTATCCGGCCTCGTTTACGAACAATGCCAGACCCGCCTCATTCATCTATCATGACGGCCACGCATACGGAACGATCCGTCCCGAAGATTATGACGCACGGGAGGTTATGAGCGTGGAATGGGCGACACAGCATCCCACGACCTTTATCCATAAGGCCGACTATGAAGTCGACGAGCCCGAAGAGGATGTTTTGGACTGGCTCTTCCGGAGTCATCACAACCTTTGGGGAAACACCACCGAACAGGGATACGACGTGAGCAAGGTCTGCCGTAAGACCATCTACGATCCCTGTCCTCCCGGATGGCGGGTTCCCGACGCCTGCGACTTCGAAGGGATCGCCATGTCGCAAACACAGCTTCCGTACTGCGTGAATATCGTATACAGCGGGACGAAAACAGTGCGCTATCCCGCGGGCGGGACGTTCGACGGCGACAGCTACTCCGGTGCCGGGACATACGGACAGGTCTATACCAATACGCCTTACTTCTGGAACTTCGACTACGGAGCGTCGTTCTTTGACGGCGTATCCTGCACCTCGATCTATCTGGCAGGAACACGCCGCACGACGAGCGAACTGCGCTGTCAGGCCAATCCCGTGCGATGTATCAAAGAATAA
- a CDS encoding DUF4906 domain-containing protein — translation MSSLSIFVFDNADNFIIRRELTSSELAAKSATFSLPKSLASTPCSFYAVANYDASSAKTRAALTSLVEKSTADYNGTFAEVSTSAKRSGGFVMSGMKSQTVGAVNSTTNVGITLKRTVAKVALQTTIDPSFADKYAGSLTINSVKLSRAASQSLVVAGTPTPGAMTFSHTQTPATASGKMNSLFYIFENGTLTSGNRILLEINATYDSDGSTSTTDDRSEVTYSVELTGKAAGEILRNGYYRVAANITGLVGQDCTVTITVADWETPVTQNVDLGA, via the coding sequence TTGTCGTCACTGTCGATCTTCGTCTTCGATAATGCCGACAACTTCATTATCCGCCGGGAGTTAACATCCAGCGAGCTGGCCGCGAAATCTGCGACATTCTCCCTGCCCAAATCTCTTGCCAGCACCCCCTGTTCATTCTACGCCGTAGCGAACTACGATGCCTCGTCGGCCAAGACCCGGGCGGCCCTTACGTCCCTCGTGGAGAAGTCGACTGCCGACTATAACGGCACCTTCGCCGAGGTATCCACCTCAGCCAAACGTTCGGGCGGCTTCGTGATGTCGGGCATGAAATCGCAGACCGTCGGCGCCGTGAACTCCACGACCAATGTCGGCATCACGCTCAAACGCACTGTCGCTAAAGTAGCTCTTCAGACGACCATCGACCCGTCGTTTGCCGACAAGTATGCCGGGTCGCTTACGATCAACTCCGTGAAGCTGTCGCGTGCCGCCTCGCAGTCGCTCGTCGTGGCCGGAACGCCGACACCCGGGGCCATGACCTTCAGCCACACGCAGACTCCCGCCACGGCTTCGGGAAAGATGAACAGCCTGTTCTACATCTTCGAAAACGGCACATTGACCTCCGGCAACCGCATCCTGCTGGAAATTAACGCCACATACGATTCGGACGGCAGCACCTCGACTACGGATGACCGCTCGGAGGTGACCTATTCGGTCGAGTTGACGGGCAAGGCCGCGGGCGAGATTCTCCGAAACGGCTACTACCGTGTCGCGGCCAATATCACGGGTCTCGTAGGTCAGGATTGCACCGTGACAATCACCGTCGCCGACTGGGAGACTCCCGTAACGCAGAATGTCGATCTCGGAGCATAA
- a CDS encoding glycoside hydrolase family 2 TIM barrel-domain containing protein: MKKAIFFILLFAAAANLSAQTFTEWHDAAVNEINRQQMHATFFAYESADAARRGDPHASERFLDLDGTWKFSWVRNAEERPTDFFRPGFNDGAWGEMPVPGLWELNGYGDPQYLNIGYPWREQFENNPPEVPTAENHVGSYRREIEIPASWSDKQVIAHFGSVTSNIYLWVNGRFVGYSEDSKLEAEFDITRFVKPGKNLFAFQVFRWCDGTYLEDQDFFRLSGVGRDCYLYAREKRHIADVRLDAALSESYTRGTLGVELTLPAAAKGCTAEVTLTAPDGKAVASETVKIADTTARLTLDAGTVQPWSAEIPALYDVLVTLSEPGGRKIEAIPLHTGFREVKIEGGQLLVNGQPVLIKGANRHEMDPDGGYVVSEERMIEDIRILKENNFNAVRTCHYPDDARWYALCDRYGLYLVAEANLESHGMGYDEKTLAKNPAYAQAHLERNIRNVRRNINHPSVIIWSLGNEAGDGPNFDACYDWVKAYDPSRPVHYERAVYNNGGRNTDIVCPMYWDYDQCEKYLRNNPRKPLIQCEYAHAMGNSLGGFGEYWALIRQYPHYQGGFIWDFVDQSLRKTGKNGAMIYGYGGDWNPYDASDWNFCDNGLISPDRVPNPHMHEARYWQQPVWTTLGADRRTLTVFNENFFRPLDNCYLRWTVLRDGDPVRSGIVTDLRVAPQQTAAVVLPLDPETLPADGELLLNVEYRLKDAEPLLAPDHRMAYQQFTLRAAAPEPLAVAERMADRHNPIGTLTVRDDDRNYLIVESPAARIDFRRADGLITRYEANGMRLLDAGAVVEPNFWRAPTDNDFGAKLNEKNRAWADPGLTLVSLDHTLSDGVAVVTARYDLQRVTGRLEIEYRIDNAGEILIRQMLHAAADKGEPDLLRFGMRMRMPAAYDRIDYYGRGPWENYADRKDGALVGRYRQTVDEQFYPYIRPQETGTKSDVRRWRQHDIAGRGVEITASEPFSASALHYAQEALDEGLTKQQGHSQEIEPDDAVWLCIDKAQYGLGCVDSWGRLPLRKYRLPYGNYEFEFKIRPL, from the coding sequence ATGAAAAAAGCTATCTTTTTTATTCTACTTTTTGCAGCTGCCGCAAATCTTTCAGCCCAGACTTTTACGGAATGGCACGACGCCGCGGTCAACGAGATCAACCGGCAGCAGATGCACGCCACCTTCTTCGCCTACGAATCCGCAGACGCCGCCCGGAGGGGCGACCCGCACGCCTCCGAACGCTTCCTCGACCTCGACGGGACGTGGAAATTCTCGTGGGTGCGCAACGCCGAGGAGCGTCCCACGGACTTCTTCCGTCCCGGCTTCAACGACGGCGCATGGGGCGAGATGCCCGTTCCGGGGCTCTGGGAGCTGAACGGCTACGGCGATCCGCAATACCTCAATATCGGCTACCCGTGGCGCGAGCAATTTGAAAACAATCCGCCCGAGGTGCCCACGGCCGAAAACCACGTCGGCTCCTACCGCCGCGAGATCGAAATTCCGGCCTCGTGGTCGGACAAACAGGTCATCGCCCATTTCGGGTCCGTCACCTCGAACATCTACCTGTGGGTCAACGGACGGTTCGTCGGTTACAGCGAGGATTCGAAACTCGAGGCCGAATTCGACATCACACGTTTCGTAAAGCCCGGCAAGAACCTCTTCGCCTTTCAGGTCTTCCGCTGGTGCGACGGCACCTACCTCGAGGATCAGGATTTCTTCCGCCTCTCGGGTGTGGGCCGCGACTGCTACCTCTATGCCCGTGAAAAGCGCCATATCGCCGATGTGCGGCTCGATGCGGCCCTCTCGGAGAGTTACACCCGCGGAACGCTCGGTGTGGAACTGACACTGCCTGCGGCGGCCAAAGGCTGTACGGCGGAGGTGACGCTCACGGCTCCCGACGGCAAAGCCGTAGCTTCCGAAACGGTGAAGATCGCCGACACGACAGCCCGTCTGACGCTCGACGCCGGGACGGTCCAGCCGTGGTCGGCGGAGATTCCCGCGCTTTACGACGTGCTGGTGACGCTCAGCGAGCCGGGCGGCCGGAAGATCGAAGCCATCCCCCTGCACACGGGTTTCCGTGAGGTGAAGATCGAGGGCGGACAGCTGCTGGTGAACGGACAGCCCGTGCTTATCAAAGGCGCCAACCGCCACGAAATGGACCCCGACGGCGGGTATGTCGTCTCGGAAGAGCGGATGATCGAGGACATCCGCATCCTCAAGGAGAACAATTTCAACGCTGTGCGCACGTGCCACTACCCGGACGACGCCCGCTGGTACGCGCTCTGCGACCGCTACGGACTCTATCTGGTGGCCGAGGCCAACCTCGAATCGCACGGCATGGGCTACGACGAAAAGACGCTGGCCAAGAATCCCGCCTACGCCCAGGCGCATCTGGAACGCAACATCCGCAACGTGCGGCGCAACATCAACCACCCGTCGGTCATCATCTGGTCGCTGGGCAACGAAGCGGGCGACGGCCCCAATTTCGACGCCTGCTACGACTGGGTGAAGGCTTACGACCCCTCGCGGCCGGTCCATTACGAACGTGCGGTCTACAACAACGGCGGCCGCAACACGGACATCGTATGTCCGATGTACTGGGACTACGACCAGTGCGAAAAATACCTCCGGAACAATCCCCGGAAGCCGCTGATCCAGTGCGAATACGCGCATGCGATGGGCAATTCGCTGGGCGGATTCGGCGAATACTGGGCGCTGATCCGCCAATATCCGCACTATCAGGGCGGATTCATCTGGGACTTCGTGGACCAGTCGCTGCGCAAAACGGGTAAAAACGGCGCCATGATCTACGGCTACGGCGGCGACTGGAATCCCTACGACGCCTCGGATTGGAATTTCTGCGACAACGGGCTGATCTCGCCCGACCGCGTTCCGAATCCCCACATGCACGAGGCCCGCTACTGGCAGCAGCCCGTGTGGACCACGCTCGGCGCAGACCGGCGCACGCTGACGGTTTTCAATGAAAACTTCTTCCGACCGCTCGACAACTGCTACCTGCGCTGGACGGTGCTCCGCGACGGGGACCCCGTGCGCAGCGGCATCGTCACCGACCTGCGCGTCGCCCCGCAGCAAACCGCCGCCGTCGTGCTGCCGCTCGACCCCGAAACGCTCCCCGCCGACGGAGAACTGCTGCTCAACGTCGAATACCGGCTCAAAGACGCCGAACCGCTGCTCGCACCCGATCACCGCATGGCCTACCAGCAGTTCACGCTGCGTGCGGCCGCACCCGAGCCGCTCGCCGTCGCCGAACGCATGGCCGACCGCCACAATCCGATCGGCACGCTCACGGTCCGCGACGACGACCGCAACTACCTGATCGTCGAAAGCCCCGCCGCACGCATCGACTTCCGCCGCGCCGACGGGCTCATCACCCGCTACGAAGCCAACGGCATGCGCCTGCTCGACGCAGGGGCCGTCGTGGAGCCGAATTTCTGGCGCGCGCCGACGGACAACGACTTCGGGGCGAAGCTCAACGAGAAGAACCGCGCATGGGCCGATCCGGGGCTGACGCTGGTGTCGCTCGACCACACGCTCTCGGACGGCGTGGCCGTCGTCACGGCCCGCTACGACCTCCAACGTGTGACCGGACGGCTGGAGATCGAATACCGCATCGACAACGCCGGGGAGATCCTGATCCGTCAGATGCTGCACGCCGCTGCGGACAAGGGCGAACCCGACCTGCTGCGCTTCGGCATGCGGATGCGCATGCCCGCCGCCTACGACCGCATCGACTACTACGGCCGCGGGCCGTGGGAGAACTACGCCGACCGCAAGGACGGAGCACTCGTGGGCCGCTACCGGCAGACCGTGGACGAGCAGTTCTACCCCTACATCCGTCCGCAGGAGACCGGAACCAAGAGCGACGTGCGCCGCTGGCGGCAGCACGACATCGCAGGCCGCGGCGTGGAGATCACGGCCTCGGAGCCCTTCTCGGCCTCGGCCCTGCACTATGCGCAGGAGGCGCTGGACGAAGGGCTGACCAAGCAGCAGGGACACTCGCAGGAGATCGAGCCCGACGACGCCGTATGGCTCTGCATCGACAAGGCGCAGTACGGTCTGGGGTGCGTCGATTCCTGGGGACGACTCCCACTCCGGAAATACCGCCTGCCCTACGGAAATTACGAATTCGAATTCAAAATAAGACCGTTATAA
- a CDS encoding glycoside hydrolase family 16 protein, with amino-acid sequence MKTRFGIPLFLLIVSCSSDPTVMSDDFVASQCYDLTGDPTTVGMHYLEFADGGAPFTEGFYYGGAEKTYKVHANIPWKVSTNRREAVITIVDNETFKVKLPKSIACAPRTLTVTLSPSTEISEVSPKTFSTVWGSPVWSGGDGWSLDSETGSATLTINNAAGRLFSIDKYKYGYFEWTFSNVNISQGDLSIVGGKINTNNEPYLMFSYGNKNAYTAYGMVNNPTKIYFGNDNGWLPLYTAIFQAGYPTINNLKKIRLMITPYDGKGGNYAKGIRRRIWINDVLVIDDWNGGDIWQGTHDGLPYDFGIDSGTGMITCNTFVADPNYWNYSIPSETENEIIFYDDFDQADGLDYDSWSHVPYGTAAWQIYMSGSPDQAYVKDGKLILTIEKKEGQVVSGGIKTQGKKWFNNCRIEVCARFVEDAGSIGQAIWLMPEPAYQIYPGWPHGGEIDIMEHSYLNDYVQQTLHSHYIDIHQETPSGKAAYAGYNKRTFNVYSADLTDEEIVFYTNDKETMRYANQHFPNESELMQWPFRGQYYLILSIGAAGRSEVQDADIPSFMEVDWVRVTRLGN; translated from the coding sequence ATGAAAACACGTTTTGGTATTCCGCTTTTTTTATTGATTGTAAGTTGTAGTTCGGATCCGACTGTCATGTCCGATGACTTTGTTGCAAGTCAATGTTATGACTTGACTGGTGATCCGACAACCGTGGGAATGCATTATCTGGAGTTTGCTGATGGTGGTGCCCCTTTTACCGAGGGTTTCTATTATGGTGGAGCGGAAAAAACATATAAAGTCCATGCCAATATTCCGTGGAAAGTTTCGACTAATCGCCGGGAAGCCGTAATTACAATCGTCGATAATGAGACATTTAAAGTAAAATTGCCCAAATCAATTGCTTGTGCGCCAAGGACACTTACGGTTACACTTTCTCCTTCAACAGAGATTTCAGAGGTGAGCCCGAAAACTTTCAGCACCGTGTGGGGATCTCCCGTTTGGAGTGGGGGTGATGGTTGGAGCCTTGACAGCGAAACGGGTTCGGCAACACTCACGATAAATAATGCGGCTGGTCGTCTTTTTTCTATTGATAAATATAAATACGGTTATTTCGAATGGACATTTTCGAACGTGAATATTTCTCAAGGGGATTTGTCTATTGTCGGCGGTAAGATAAATACTAATAATGAGCCTTATCTTATGTTCTCATACGGCAACAAAAATGCATACACAGCCTATGGTATGGTCAACAACCCGACAAAAATTTATTTTGGGAATGATAACGGTTGGCTTCCGCTCTATACAGCGATCTTCCAAGCAGGGTATCCGACTATCAATAATCTTAAAAAAATCCGGTTAATGATTACGCCATACGATGGAAAGGGTGGAAACTATGCTAAAGGCATTAGACGGCGTATTTGGATCAATGATGTATTGGTAATTGATGATTGGAATGGAGGTGATATTTGGCAAGGGACTCATGATGGGTTACCATACGATTTTGGTATTGATTCCGGTACTGGCATGATAACTTGCAATACGTTTGTCGCCGATCCTAATTATTGGAATTATTCCATACCCTCGGAGACCGAAAACGAAATTATTTTCTACGATGATTTCGATCAGGCAGACGGGTTGGATTACGATAGTTGGTCACATGTTCCGTATGGTACGGCAGCCTGGCAGATTTATATGTCGGGCAGTCCGGATCAGGCTTATGTCAAGGATGGCAAGCTGATTCTTACCATCGAGAAGAAAGAGGGCCAGGTCGTTTCGGGCGGTATCAAGACTCAGGGCAAGAAATGGTTTAACAACTGTCGGATCGAGGTTTGTGCTCGTTTTGTCGAAGATGCAGGCAGCATAGGTCAGGCAATCTGGCTAATGCCGGAGCCTGCGTACCAGATCTACCCGGGATGGCCTCATGGCGGAGAGATCGATATTATGGAACACAGTTATCTGAACGATTATGTTCAGCAGACGCTTCATTCCCATTATATTGATATTCATCAGGAAACACCGTCCGGGAAAGCTGCTTATGCGGGTTACAACAAGAGAACGTTCAATGTATATTCGGCGGATTTGACCGATGAAGAGATCGTGTTCTACACGAATGACAAGGAGACGATGCGTTATGCGAATCAGCATTTTCCGAACGAGTCGGAGTTGATGCAGTGGCCTTTCCGAGGGCAGTATTATCTGATACTCTCGATAGGTGCGGCAGGGCGTAGTGAGGTTCAGGATGCAGATATCCCGTCGTTTATGGAGGTCGATTGGGTTCGTGTGACCAGACTCGGCAACTGA